Proteins found in one Nocardia brasiliensis ATCC 700358 genomic segment:
- a CDS encoding ABC transporter substrate-binding protein, producing MKVRLVPLLLAATLAVAGCSLESSNDTPAGTVRVVVGYQSKTINTVTAGTLLRAQGYLERRLQQITDRGGAAYHVEWQDYDTGAPITAQMVAEKIDIGSMGDYPLLINGSRTQAGERARTALVSVTGYNPKGALNMVVVPPGSPATNLKDLAGQPISASVGSAGHGTLVQALSRAGIDPAEGVEVLNQQPQVGATALESGQAKALSQFVAWPGLLVFQNKARLLYDGAELGVPTFHGVVARRAYTAAHPEVLQAFLAAQLDATEFLRGKPFEAAGIVAAGSGLPQEVVYLYNGPGGTSFDPTLKPSLIEALKGDVPYLKSIGDFAELDIDQFVDSAPLRQAYEGRGDYAAALASTVNPSLVSGTDPICGRAVDGSAQAGELWLDGADRPQPAADATCLLRAVQTAKAQGKTIRAAYIPDAELGTRWFADKAIWVRDGATYLPFTTQAAAARYRQGHPAATVVQYEQAVTEVRG from the coding sequence ATGAAAGTACGTCTCGTTCCGCTGCTGCTCGCCGCGACGCTCGCGGTGGCGGGTTGCTCGCTGGAAAGTTCGAACGACACCCCGGCCGGCACCGTCAGGGTGGTCGTCGGTTATCAGTCCAAGACCATCAACACCGTCACCGCGGGCACGCTGCTGCGTGCGCAGGGCTACCTGGAGCGGCGGCTCCAGCAGATCACCGACCGCGGCGGCGCCGCGTACCACGTCGAATGGCAGGACTACGACACCGGAGCGCCGATCACCGCGCAGATGGTCGCGGAGAAGATCGATATCGGCTCGATGGGCGACTATCCGTTGCTGATCAACGGGTCTCGCACCCAGGCCGGCGAACGCGCCCGCACCGCCCTCGTCTCGGTGACCGGGTACAACCCCAAGGGCGCGCTGAACATGGTCGTAGTCCCGCCGGGTTCCCCGGCCACGAACCTCAAAGATCTGGCGGGACAGCCGATTTCGGCGAGCGTCGGTTCGGCCGGACACGGCACCCTGGTGCAGGCGCTCAGCCGGGCGGGCATCGATCCGGCCGAGGGCGTCGAGGTACTCAACCAGCAGCCGCAGGTCGGCGCGACGGCGCTCGAATCGGGTCAGGCCAAGGCGCTGTCCCAGTTCGTCGCGTGGCCGGGCCTGCTGGTCTTCCAGAACAAGGCCCGACTGCTCTACGACGGTGCCGAACTCGGTGTCCCGACCTTCCACGGAGTCGTCGCCCGCCGTGCGTACACCGCGGCACATCCCGAAGTGCTGCAGGCGTTCCTCGCCGCGCAGCTGGACGCGACCGAATTCCTGCGCGGCAAACCATTCGAAGCCGCCGGGATCGTGGCCGCCGGTTCGGGACTGCCCCAGGAGGTCGTCTATCTCTACAACGGCCCGGGCGGAACGAGTTTCGACCCCACGCTCAAGCCGAGCCTGATCGAAGCGCTGAAAGGCGATGTGCCGTACCTGAAGTCCATCGGCGACTTCGCCGAACTCGACATCGACCAGTTCGTCGACAGCGCGCCGCTGCGCCAGGCCTACGAGGGTCGCGGCGACTACGCGGCGGCGCTGGCGTCGACGGTCAATCCGAGCCTCGTCAGCGGCACCGACCCGATCTGCGGTCGCGCAGTGGACGGTTCGGCGCAAGCGGGTGAACTCTGGCTCGACGGCGCGGACCGGCCCCAACCCGCCGCCGACGCCACCTGCCTGCTGCGCGCGGTGCAGACCGCCAAGGCGCAGGGGAAAACCATTCGGGCCGCGTACATCCCAGACGCCGAACTGGGCACCCGCTGGTTCGCGGACAAGGCGATCTGGGTGCGCGACGGCGCGACGTATCTGCCCTTCACCACGCAGGCCGCCGCCGCCCGTTACCGGCAGGGGCATCCGGCGGCGACCGTGGTTCAGTACGAGCAAGCCGTCACGGAAGTCCGCGGATGA
- a CDS encoding ABC transporter permease, whose product MTTELVAVPGNDTRSESAAAAVAPRKPATSVAAWRSRAIRVLSVGAAVGTWQLLTANNIRAGLRFDTLPTVTEIIAQFGEQLGTHQYYLDIAQSLIRILTGFGLAAVVGVLAGIGLGRSRLLADIFGPLTELVRPIPAIALVPVAILMFPSDESGMVFITFTATLFPVLVSTRHAVRALPTIWADALRTLGASRFDVLARVTFPGILPSVFSGLSVGMGVAWICLISAEMISGRLGVGYRTWQAYTIVDYPAVFVGMITIGVLGFGTSGLVEVLGRRITRWLPREIST is encoded by the coding sequence ATGACAACAGAACTCGTCGCCGTGCCGGGCAACGACACCCGATCCGAGTCGGCCGCTGCCGCGGTCGCGCCGAGAAAACCGGCCACCTCCGTGGCCGCGTGGCGGTCCCGGGCGATCCGGGTCCTGTCGGTCGGCGCCGCGGTCGGCACCTGGCAGTTGCTCACCGCCAACAATATTCGGGCCGGGCTGCGCTTCGACACCTTGCCCACCGTCACCGAGATCATCGCGCAGTTCGGCGAGCAGCTCGGCACCCACCAGTACTACCTCGACATCGCCCAGTCGCTGATCCGGATCCTGACCGGGTTCGGACTGGCCGCGGTGGTCGGGGTGCTGGCGGGCATCGGGCTCGGCCGCTCCCGGCTGCTGGCCGACATCTTCGGGCCGCTCACCGAACTGGTCCGGCCCATACCGGCGATCGCGTTGGTACCGGTGGCCATCCTGATGTTCCCGAGCGACGAGTCCGGGATGGTGTTCATCACCTTCACCGCCACGCTGTTCCCGGTGCTGGTCAGCACCAGGCACGCGGTCCGCGCGCTGCCGACCATCTGGGCGGACGCCCTACGCACGCTGGGCGCCTCCCGCTTCGATGTGCTTGCGCGCGTGACCTTTCCGGGCATCCTGCCGAGCGTGTTCAGCGGTCTCTCGGTCGGCATGGGCGTGGCCTGGATCTGCCTGATCTCCGCCGAGATGATCTCGGGCCGGCTCGGCGTCGGCTACCGGACCTGGCAGGCCTACACGATCGTGGACTACCCGGCGGTGTTCGTCGGCATGATCACCATCGGCGTTCTCGGCTTCGGCACCTCGGGACTCGTCGAGGTGCTCGGCCGCCGGATCACCCGCTGGCTACCGAGGGAGATCAGCACATGA
- a CDS encoding CaiB/BaiF CoA transferase family protein — MGPLHGVKVIEIASLAPGPFGAMILADLGAQVLRVDRGGKPGAGIVSPEGPLDRGKHSITLDLKDPDDRDTLLALAEHADVLIEGFRPGVTERLGIGPADLAARNPRLIYGRMTGWGQEGPLAHTAGHDIDYIAVSGALGLVGRAGEAPVPPANMLGDYAGGGLLLALGVLGALYERERSGRGQVVDAAMVDGAALFTASMHGLHHLGLWNFPRGENMLDGGAPFYDTYECADGLYLAVGCVEIPFYNQMLAILGIDDPELPFQLDKNGWPQLKEVLGAKFKERTRDEWTELFTGSDACVAPVLSPWEAHEHPHNVARNAFITVNGVLQPAPAPRFDRTPTEVPAPLSADPQQVRKLLSGWGVPTDDLDRLGT, encoded by the coding sequence ATGGGACCACTGCACGGAGTGAAAGTCATCGAGATCGCCAGCCTCGCGCCTGGCCCGTTCGGCGCGATGATCCTGGCCGATCTCGGCGCGCAGGTGCTGCGGGTGGACCGCGGCGGCAAACCCGGTGCGGGCATCGTCTCGCCGGAGGGCCCGCTGGACCGCGGCAAGCACAGCATCACCCTCGATCTCAAGGACCCCGACGATCGGGACACGCTGCTCGCGCTCGCCGAGCACGCGGACGTGCTGATCGAAGGGTTCCGGCCGGGTGTCACCGAACGCCTCGGCATCGGCCCCGCCGATCTGGCCGCCCGCAACCCGCGCCTGATCTACGGCCGGATGACCGGTTGGGGCCAGGAGGGTCCGCTGGCGCACACCGCAGGCCACGACATCGACTACATCGCCGTCTCCGGTGCGCTCGGACTGGTCGGGCGCGCGGGCGAGGCGCCGGTGCCGCCCGCGAACATGCTCGGCGACTACGCGGGCGGCGGTCTGCTGCTCGCGCTCGGCGTGCTCGGCGCGCTGTACGAGCGGGAGCGCTCCGGCCGAGGCCAGGTGGTGGATGCGGCCATGGTCGACGGCGCCGCGCTGTTCACCGCGTCCATGCACGGCCTGCACCACCTCGGGCTGTGGAACTTTCCGCGTGGGGAGAACATGCTCGACGGCGGCGCGCCGTTCTACGACACCTACGAATGCGCCGATGGGCTGTACCTCGCGGTCGGCTGCGTCGAGATCCCGTTCTACAACCAGATGCTCGCGATCCTCGGCATCGACGACCCCGAACTGCCGTTCCAGCTGGACAAGAACGGCTGGCCGCAGCTCAAAGAGGTGCTCGGCGCCAAGTTCAAGGAGCGCACTCGCGACGAGTGGACCGAGCTGTTCACCGGTTCCGACGCCTGCGTGGCCCCGGTGCTGAGCCCCTGGGAAGCCCACGAGCACCCGCACAACGTGGCCCGCAACGCCTTCATCACGGTGAACGGCGTCCTGCAGCCCGCGCCCGCACCACGCTTCGACCGCACGCCCACCGAGGTCCCGGCGCCGCTCTCCGCCGACCCGCAGCAGGTGCGAAAGCTGCTGTCCGGCTGGGGCGTTCCCACCGACGACCTGGATCGCCTCGGTACCTGA
- a CDS encoding GntR family transcriptional regulator, which translates to MQVSSGKTEEVAAEPTPVRRLRADQARRVADLLRHQVHDGAFDAGLPGEQQLAAEFDASRNTVREALTLLRDEGLIERAPKIGTRVATRKYDHGLDALLGLQETFKGHGTVRNEVRAAMHVAAPAAVARRLHLAPGERVVYLERLRYLADLPLSLDLTYLVPDIGTELLGHDLEHTDIFVLLEQISGQSLGHADLALEAVPADPHTASTLDVPGGAPLLMLERLTRLDDDRPVDLEYIRMRGDRITMRGSLTRSTPEWKVR; encoded by the coding sequence ATGCAGGTCAGCAGCGGAAAGACGGAGGAGGTGGCAGCCGAACCCACGCCGGTGCGACGGCTACGCGCCGATCAGGCGCGGCGGGTGGCCGACCTGCTCCGCCATCAAGTGCACGACGGGGCATTCGATGCGGGACTGCCCGGCGAACAGCAGTTGGCCGCCGAATTCGACGCGTCCCGCAATACCGTTCGAGAAGCCCTCACCCTGCTGCGCGACGAAGGATTGATCGAGCGGGCGCCCAAGATCGGGACCCGGGTCGCCACCCGCAAATACGACCACGGCCTCGACGCACTGCTCGGCTTGCAGGAGACCTTCAAAGGGCACGGCACCGTGCGCAATGAGGTGCGCGCGGCGATGCACGTCGCCGCGCCCGCGGCGGTCGCCCGTCGGCTGCACCTCGCGCCCGGTGAACGCGTCGTCTATCTCGAACGCCTGCGCTACCTGGCCGATCTGCCGCTCAGCCTCGACCTCACCTACCTCGTCCCCGACATCGGCACCGAGCTGCTCGGCCACGATCTCGAGCACACCGACATCTTCGTGCTGCTGGAGCAGATCAGCGGGCAGTCGCTCGGGCACGCCGACCTCGCGCTCGAGGCGGTGCCCGCCGACCCGCACACCGCCTCCACCCTCGACGTCCCCGGCGGCGCGCCGCTGCTGATGCTCGAACGACTCACCCGCCTCGACGACGATCGCCCGGTCGACCTCGAATACATCCGCATGCGCGGCGACCGAATCACCATGCGCGGCAGCCTCACCCGCAGCACCCCCGAATGGAAGGTCCGCTAG
- a CDS encoding 4Fe-4S dicluster domain-containing protein yields the protein MALVNQRTDIPVTIDESLCIQGCTLCVEICPLDSLAINPDNGKAFMHVDECWYCGPCAARCPTGAVTVNMPYLLR from the coding sequence ATGGCACTCGTGAACCAACGCACCGACATCCCGGTGACCATCGACGAATCGTTGTGCATCCAGGGCTGCACGCTGTGTGTCGAGATCTGCCCGCTCGACTCGCTCGCGATCAATCCGGACAACGGCAAGGCGTTCATGCACGTGGACGAATGCTGGTACTGCGGCCCGTGCGCGGCCCGCTGTCCCACCGGCGCCGTCACCGTCAACATGCCCTACCTGCTGCGCTGA
- the cysD gene encoding sulfate adenylyltransferase subunit CysD, with protein sequence MSQYAKSTASTYELPHLDALEAESAHIFREVAATFERPVLLFSGGKDSVVMLHLAAKAFWPAPLPFPVLHIDTGHNFDEVIAYRDETVARLGLRLVVGRVQDDIDAGRVTEETGPRASRNRLQTATLLRSIKEGGFDAVFGGARRDEEKARAKERVFSFRDEYGQWDPRSQRPELWNLYNGKHRAGEHIRVFPLSNWTELDIWTYIAAEGIDLPPLYYAHRRPVVQRDGMLLAHTRFLQLLDGEQPFDTTVRFRTVGDATCTGCVESTAATPAEVVTEVAAARVTERGATRADDRISEAGMEDRKREGYF encoded by the coding sequence GTGAGCCAGTACGCGAAGTCGACGGCGAGCACCTACGAGCTGCCTCATCTGGACGCGCTCGAGGCCGAGTCGGCACACATATTCCGAGAAGTAGCGGCGACCTTCGAGCGACCGGTGCTGCTGTTCTCCGGCGGCAAGGACTCGGTGGTGATGCTGCACCTCGCGGCGAAGGCCTTCTGGCCCGCGCCGCTGCCGTTCCCGGTGTTGCACATCGACACCGGGCACAATTTCGACGAGGTGATCGCCTACCGGGACGAGACGGTCGCGCGGCTGGGACTGCGCCTCGTCGTCGGCCGGGTGCAGGACGATATCGACGCGGGCCGGGTCACCGAGGAGACCGGGCCGCGGGCCTCGCGCAACCGATTGCAGACCGCGACGCTGTTGCGCTCGATCAAGGAGGGCGGCTTCGACGCCGTTTTCGGCGGCGCGCGCCGCGACGAGGAGAAGGCACGCGCCAAGGAGCGCGTGTTCAGCTTCCGCGACGAATACGGCCAGTGGGACCCGCGCAGTCAGCGCCCTGAGCTGTGGAACCTGTACAACGGCAAACACCGTGCGGGCGAGCATATTCGAGTGTTCCCGCTGTCGAACTGGACCGAGCTCGACATCTGGACCTACATCGCCGCGGAGGGCATCGACCTGCCGCCGCTCTACTACGCGCACCGCAGGCCGGTGGTGCAGCGCGACGGAATGCTGCTGGCGCACACCAGGTTTCTGCAACTGCTGGACGGTGAGCAGCCTTTCGACACCACGGTGCGGTTCCGCACGGTCGGCGACGCCACCTGCACGGGCTGCGTGGAATCCACCGCGGCCACCCCCGCCGAGGTGGTCACCGAGGTGGCCGCCGCCCGGGTCACCGAACGCGGCGCCACCCGCGCCGACGACCGGATCTCCGAGGCGGGCATGGAAGATCGCAAACGAGAGGGCTACTTCTGA
- a CDS encoding ABC transporter ATP-binding protein, producing MTVTAPPRTAGMRLSLDGLRVSYGDRTVLDRLDLEIAPGEILVLVGKSGCGKSTVLRAVAGLRTPQSGTVRADGAVVTGPSADRALVFQDDALLPWRTARQNIELALRLRGLSRAARRDQALHWVDEVGLTGYADFLPRDLSGGMRQRVQLARSLAGAPRAVLMDEPFGALDTQTRATMQHLLIDTWRAHPTTIVFVTHDLDEALLLGDRVAVLGGGTLRAVVDVPSPRQAADRRAVLAEILEKL from the coding sequence ATGACCGTCACCGCACCGCCACGCACGGCGGGAATGCGACTGAGCCTCGACGGACTCCGCGTCAGCTACGGCGACCGGACCGTGCTAGATCGTCTCGATCTCGAGATCGCACCCGGCGAAATCCTGGTCCTGGTCGGCAAATCCGGCTGCGGCAAGTCGACGGTGTTACGCGCCGTCGCCGGACTGCGCACGCCGCAGTCGGGCACGGTGCGCGCCGACGGCGCGGTCGTGACCGGTCCCTCCGCCGATCGCGCGCTGGTCTTCCAGGACGACGCCCTGTTGCCCTGGCGCACCGCGCGACAGAACATCGAACTGGCCCTGCGCCTGCGCGGCCTGTCCCGCGCCGCGCGCCGGGACCAGGCGCTCCACTGGGTGGACGAGGTCGGCCTCACCGGGTACGCGGATTTCCTGCCGCGCGACCTGTCCGGCGGCATGCGGCAACGAGTCCAGTTGGCGCGCAGCCTCGCCGGCGCGCCGCGCGCGGTACTGATGGACGAGCCGTTCGGCGCGCTCGACACGCAGACCCGGGCGACCATGCAGCACCTGCTGATCGACACCTGGCGCGCGCACCCCACCACGATCGTGTTCGTCACCCACGATCTGGACGAGGCGCTGCTGCTCGGTGACCGCGTCGCCGTGCTCGGCGGCGGCACGCTGCGTGCCGTCGTCGACGTACCGAGTCCGCGGCAGGCGGCCGACCGCCGCGCGGTGCTCGCCGAGATCCTGGAGAAACTGTGA
- the cysC gene encoding adenylyl-sulfate kinase, with protein MTATLLRLATAGSVDDGKSTLIGRLLFDSKTIFTDQLAAVERTSRDRGDDYPNLALLTDGLRAEREQGITIDVAHRYFATPRRKFIIADTPGHIQYTRNMVTGASTADLALILVDARKGVVEQTRRHAFLAGLLGIPHLVLCVNKMDLVDWSQARFEQIRTEFAQFASKLDVSDLTFVPMSALHGENIVHRGASMPWYEGTPLLHHLEEVHIASDRNLIDARFPVQYVTRRHAQDFRGYAGTVAGGVFKPGDEVAVLPSGLTSTVAAIWGPGGTPVAEAFPPQAVTIQLADEIDVSRGDMICRPNNRPIAGRDLDAMVCWFADDSQLSPGATYTIRHTTRTATAEVRSLDYRLDVNTLHRDESPESLSLNEIGRVQLRTRQPLLFDPYRRNRLTGSFILVDDTTNNTVAAGMITGPTLPSSRVVWHSTAVGRDERATRGLTVWLTGLSGSGKSTVAVELERRLVAAGRPAFLLDGDNLRHGLNADLGFSAADRVENVRRVGEVARLFADAGVVAVVSLISPYRADRDRVRAAHLAAGIPFVEVFVDTPLEVCEARDPKGMYAKARAGEISGFTGIDDPYEAPTDAELVLRPDHGDPAAMAATILARLSRLD; from the coding sequence ATGACCGCCACCCTGCTGCGCCTCGCCACCGCGGGCAGCGTCGACGACGGCAAGTCCACCCTCATCGGCCGGCTGCTGTTCGACTCCAAGACGATTTTCACCGACCAGCTCGCGGCCGTCGAGCGCACCAGCCGCGACCGCGGCGACGACTACCCGAACCTGGCGCTGCTCACCGACGGGCTGCGCGCGGAACGGGAACAGGGCATCACCATCGACGTGGCGCACCGCTATTTCGCCACGCCCCGACGGAAATTCATCATCGCCGACACCCCCGGCCACATCCAGTACACCAGGAACATGGTGACCGGGGCGTCCACCGCCGATCTCGCGCTGATCCTGGTCGACGCGCGCAAGGGGGTGGTCGAGCAGACCCGCAGGCACGCCTTCCTGGCCGGCCTGCTCGGCATTCCGCACCTGGTGCTCTGCGTCAACAAGATGGACCTGGTGGACTGGTCGCAGGCCCGGTTCGAGCAGATCCGCACCGAATTCGCCCAGTTCGCCTCGAAATTGGACGTCTCCGACCTGACCTTCGTACCGATGTCCGCGCTGCACGGCGAGAACATCGTGCACCGCGGCGCGAGCATGCCGTGGTACGAGGGCACGCCCCTGCTGCACCACCTCGAGGAGGTGCACATCGCCTCCGACCGCAACCTCATCGACGCGCGCTTCCCGGTGCAGTACGTGACCCGCAGGCACGCCCAGGATTTCCGCGGTTACGCGGGCACGGTCGCGGGCGGTGTCTTCAAGCCCGGCGACGAAGTGGCGGTGCTGCCTTCGGGATTGACGAGCACCGTGGCCGCGATCTGGGGGCCGGGCGGCACGCCCGTCGCGGAAGCGTTTCCGCCGCAGGCGGTCACGATCCAGCTCGCCGACGAGATCGATGTCTCGCGCGGTGACATGATCTGCCGTCCGAACAACCGGCCGATCGCGGGGCGCGACCTCGACGCGATGGTGTGCTGGTTCGCCGACGACAGTCAGCTCTCCCCCGGCGCGACCTACACCATCCGGCACACCACCCGCACCGCCACCGCCGAGGTGCGCAGCCTCGACTACCGGCTCGATGTGAACACGCTGCACCGCGACGAGAGCCCGGAATCGTTATCGCTCAACGAGATAGGCCGAGTCCAGCTGCGCACCCGGCAACCGCTGCTGTTCGACCCGTATCGGCGCAATCGGCTCACCGGCAGCTTCATCCTGGTCGACGACACCACCAACAACACCGTCGCCGCGGGCATGATCACCGGCCCGACCCTGCCGTCGTCGCGGGTCGTCTGGCATTCGACCGCGGTCGGCCGGGACGAGCGCGCGACGCGGGGCCTGACGGTCTGGCTGACCGGCCTGTCCGGCTCCGGAAAGTCCACCGTCGCAGTAGAACTCGAGCGTCGGCTGGTCGCCGCGGGGCGCCCGGCCTTCCTGCTCGACGGGGACAACCTGCGACACGGTCTGAACGCCGATCTCGGCTTCAGCGCCGCCGACCGGGTCGAGAACGTCCGCCGCGTCGGCGAAGTCGCCCGGTTGTTCGCCGACGCCGGTGTGGTGGCGGTGGTCTCGCTGATCAGTCCGTACCGCGCCGACCGCGACCGGGTCCGTGCCGCGCACCTCGCGGCGGGTATACCGTTCGTCGAGGTCTTCGTCGACACGCCGCTGGAGGTCTGCGAGGCCCGCGACCCGAAAGGCATGTACGCCAAGGCCCGTGCGGGCGAGATCAGCGGCTTCACCGGAATCGACGACCCTTACGAGGCGCCCACCGACGCCGAACTCGTGCTGCGCCCGGACCACGGCGACCCCGCCGCCATGGCGGCCACCATCCTCGCGCGATTGTCGCGTCTGGACTGA
- a CDS encoding acyl-CoA dehydrogenase yields the protein MRSTLLSRRDLDFLLYEWLHVEELTKRGRYADHSRETFDAVLDLSEQLATKYFAPHNKLNDAHEPTFDGERVTLIPEVSVALDAFAKAGLPAVAMDYEFGGGQLPVTVAQASYAWFQAANPGTAGYSFLTVANANLLLAHAGPALGERFVRPMLEGRFFGTMCLSEPQAGSSLADIVTRAEPREDGTYRLFGTKMWISGGDHELGENIVHLVLAKIPGGPAGTKGISLFVVPRFLVGEDGALGERNDVALAGLNHKMGFRGTVNTVLNSGEGKWTPAGAPGAIGYLVGEPHRGLSYMFHMMNEARIGVGLVATALGYTGYLESLDYARTRAQGRAKLPADPTAPQRPIVEHADVKRMLLAQKAYTEGALGLVLYCARLVDEQRTADSDEERKALTLLLDILTPIAKSWPSQWCLEANNLAIQVLGGYGYTREYNVEQHYRDNRLNPIHEGTHGIQGLDLLGRKVTQQGGASLLALGGRVQATVTAAQAVGGEAAELSAQLDSAWQRLVEVTAGLFASGDFEAALANSSVYLEAFGHIVLAWIWLEQLLAAGAHTGDFYDGKRHAARFFYRFELPKTAPALDLLARLDTTTLDMRDAWF from the coding sequence ATGCGGTCTACGTTGCTTTCCCGGCGCGATCTCGACTTCCTGCTGTACGAGTGGCTGCACGTCGAGGAGCTGACCAAACGTGGGCGGTACGCGGATCATTCGCGGGAGACCTTCGATGCGGTGCTGGACCTGAGCGAGCAGCTGGCGACCAAGTACTTCGCGCCGCACAACAAGCTCAACGACGCGCACGAGCCGACCTTCGACGGCGAGCGCGTCACCCTCATCCCGGAGGTGAGCGTGGCGCTCGACGCGTTCGCCAAGGCCGGATTGCCCGCCGTGGCAATGGATTACGAGTTCGGCGGCGGACAGCTGCCGGTGACCGTCGCGCAGGCGAGCTACGCGTGGTTCCAGGCGGCCAACCCCGGCACCGCGGGCTACTCGTTCCTCACCGTCGCCAACGCCAATCTGCTGCTCGCCCATGCCGGCCCCGCGCTCGGCGAACGATTCGTGCGGCCCATGCTGGAGGGGCGTTTCTTCGGCACGATGTGCCTGTCCGAACCGCAGGCCGGGTCCTCGCTGGCCGATATCGTGACCCGCGCCGAGCCGCGCGAGGACGGCACCTATCGCCTGTTCGGCACCAAGATGTGGATCTCCGGCGGTGACCACGAGCTCGGCGAGAACATCGTGCACCTGGTGCTCGCGAAGATCCCCGGCGGCCCGGCGGGCACGAAGGGTATCTCGCTGTTCGTCGTGCCGCGCTTCCTGGTCGGCGAGGACGGCGCCCTCGGCGAACGCAACGATGTCGCACTCGCCGGACTCAACCACAAGATGGGTTTCCGCGGCACCGTCAACACCGTGCTCAACTCCGGCGAGGGCAAGTGGACACCCGCGGGCGCGCCCGGCGCGATCGGCTACTTGGTCGGCGAGCCGCACCGCGGCCTGAGCTACATGTTCCACATGATGAACGAGGCACGGATCGGCGTCGGCCTGGTCGCGACGGCACTCGGCTACACCGGATACCTGGAGTCGCTGGACTACGCGCGCACCCGCGCCCAAGGTCGCGCGAAGCTGCCCGCCGACCCCACCGCCCCGCAGCGGCCGATCGTCGAGCACGCCGACGTCAAACGAATGCTGCTGGCGCAGAAGGCTTATACCGAAGGCGCGCTGGGCCTCGTGCTCTACTGCGCGCGACTGGTCGACGAACAGCGCACCGCCGATTCCGACGAAGAGCGCAAGGCGCTCACCCTGCTGCTCGACATCCTCACCCCGATCGCGAAGAGCTGGCCCTCGCAGTGGTGCCTGGAGGCGAACAATCTCGCGATCCAGGTGCTCGGCGGTTACGGCTACACCCGCGAATACAACGTCGAGCAGCACTACCGGGACAACCGGCTGAATCCGATCCACGAGGGCACCCACGGCATCCAGGGCCTGGATCTGCTGGGCCGCAAGGTCACCCAGCAGGGCGGTGCCAGCCTGCTCGCGCTCGGCGGCCGGGTGCAGGCCACGGTCACGGCCGCGCAGGCGGTCGGCGGCGAGGCGGCAGAGCTTTCCGCGCAACTGGATTCGGCGTGGCAGCGGTTGGTCGAGGTGACCGCGGGACTGTTCGCTTCGGGCGACTTCGAGGCCGCACTGGCGAACAGCTCGGTCTATCTCGAGGCGTTCGGCCACATCGTGCTGGCCTGGATCTGGCTGGAGCAACTGCTGGCCGCCGGCGCGCACACGGGCGACTTCTACGACGGCAAGCGGCACGCCGCCCGGTTCTTCTACCGCTTCGAGCTGCCCAAGACCGCGCCGGCGCTGGATCTGCTCGCCCGGCTCGACACCACCACGCTGGACATGCGCGACGCCTGGTTCTGA
- a CDS encoding QsdR family transcriptional regulator — protein sequence MTSPSQRTTRPPGRPASATRAEVIDLARRAFLAGERVDIQAIAGQLGLSRASIYRWFGSREGVLGTVLAGEFEALLTRADARRRSAGARRILDVLYRVNRWMTDNEPFRRYFENEPLAGLRILTASDGPVQPLVVATVRELIARAEREDDYRPPLEPDLLAYALVRLGEAFLYNDNVAGISGDVDRLHEVQAALLGIPEAITKPRTDR from the coding sequence ATGACCTCTCCCAGCCAGCGGACCACCCGCCCGCCCGGACGACCGGCGTCTGCGACCAGGGCGGAGGTCATCGATCTCGCCCGCCGCGCGTTCCTGGCGGGCGAGCGGGTCGACATCCAGGCGATCGCCGGGCAACTCGGGCTGAGCCGTGCCTCGATCTACCGCTGGTTCGGTTCCCGCGAGGGCGTGCTCGGCACGGTGCTCGCGGGTGAGTTCGAGGCGCTGCTCACCCGGGCCGACGCGCGCAGGCGTTCGGCCGGGGCGCGGCGCATCCTGGACGTGCTGTACCGGGTGAACCGCTGGATGACCGACAACGAGCCGTTCCGGCGGTATTTCGAGAACGAGCCGCTGGCCGGATTGCGCATTCTCACCGCGAGCGACGGACCGGTGCAGCCGCTGGTGGTCGCGACGGTGCGCGAACTCATCGCCCGCGCCGAACGCGAGGACGACTATCGCCCGCCGCTCGAGCCGGATCTGCTCGCCTACGCGCTGGTGCGGCTCGGCGAGGCGTTCCTCTACAACGACAATGTGGCGGGCATCAGCGGCGATGTCGACCGCCTGCACGAGGTGCAGGCGGCGCTGCTCGGCATCCCGGAGGCGATCACCAAACCGCGTACGGACCGCTGA